The proteins below are encoded in one region of Pseudophryne corroboree isolate aPseCor3 chromosome 8, aPseCor3.hap2, whole genome shotgun sequence:
- the LOC134949910 gene encoding olfactory receptor 5B21-like codes for MNMINQTMVKYFIIRGISTVPELQAPIFLLVLIIYLFILGGNMIIVLLVCSDRHLHTPMYLFLANLSMVDISCSTVSLHKILDSFVSGDKSVPYLACMVQIYFFASLTYDEQMALAVMSYDRYVAICNPLRYHVVMNQKVCALLTLMCWISGFIQLLLPVLILSGFSCYTSNEINHFLCDMVPLMEITCDDTTILQVIIFTAGLLLFYLIPLLLTSIPYIFIITTILRICSSTGRRKVFYTCSSHLTLVILLYVSIYLQYLTPKSTKSTESNKLISMFNTVLVPIVNPLIYSLKNKDVKSAMKRKLKWCQVIT; via the coding sequence ATGAATATGATAAATCAGACCATGGTCAAATACTTCATCATAAGAGGAATCTCTACTGTTCCAGAACTTCAAGCTCCAATTTTCCTTCTGGTTCTGATAATTTATCTCTTTATTCTTGGTGGTAACATGATCATTGTTCTACTGGTCTGCTCAGACCGTCATCTCCACACTCCTATGTATCTCTTCCTGGCCAACCTATCCATGGTGGACATATCTTGTTCTACTGTCTCTCTTCACAAGATACTTGATAGTTTTGTATCAGGGGATAAGTCTGTTCCGTACCTTGCTTGCATGGTGCAAATATATTTTTTTGCATCTTTGACTTATGATGAGCAGATGGCACTGGCAGTCATGAGTTATGATCGATATGTGGCCATCTGTAATCCTTTACGTTATCACGTGGTCATGAACCAGAAAGTGTGTGCTCTGTTGACCTTAATGTGCTGGATTTCAGGTTTCATACAACTCCTTCTTCCTGTTCTAATTCTATCAGGCTTTTCTTGTTACACATCTAATGAAATCAACCACTTCTTATGTGACATGGTACCTCTCATGGAGATTACCTGTGATGACACTACAATATTGCAGGTCATTATCTTTACAGCAGGACTTCTTCTTTTTTACTTAATTCCACTTCTTCTTACCTCCATTCCTTATATCTTCATTATCACCACCATCCTGAGGATCTGTTCTAGCACTGGCAGACGTAAAGTCTTCTACACTTGTTCTTCCCACCTCACACTTGTCATACTTCTCTATGTGTCTATATACTTGCAGTACTTAACACCCAAATCTACTAAATCTACAGAATCAAACAAGCTCATTTCCATGTTTAATACTGTCCTTGTCCCTATAGTAAACCCACTGATCTACAGCCTAAAAAATAAAGATGTGAAGTCAGCCATGAAGAGGAAGCTTAAGTGGTGTCAAGTGATCACATAA